The following proteins are co-located in the Pseudarthrobacter siccitolerans genome:
- a CDS encoding amidohydrolase family protein translates to MSTLITNIAELMTQDLEHRVLKDAAVVIEGERISWIGAAADAPAADDAVDAGGRAMLPGWVDSHTHLLFAGDRTAEFEARMAGESYSAGGIAVTMNATRATSDFDLTRLALGRVAEAVSQGTTYIETKTGYGLDIEHEARSARIASTIADQVTYLGAHLVPAGQDPDAYTDLASGPMLAAVRPYVQWADVFCEDGAFDAEQSRRVLLACRDAGLGLRVHGNQLGEGPGVQLAVELEAASVDHVNYLADKDVDALTGTWAGWDATTGTGRRGTVATCLPACDLSTRQPLAPARELLDAGVQVALASNCNPGTSYTSSMAFCVTTAVLQMRLSVHEAVRAATYGGALALHKDKGNDVDGERAVGSIAVGHRADLHLLNAPSATHLAYRPGMPLTYAVWRAGARAR, encoded by the coding sequence ATGAGCACCCTGATCACCAATATCGCCGAGCTGATGACGCAGGACCTGGAACACCGGGTCCTCAAAGATGCGGCCGTGGTGATTGAGGGTGAACGGATTTCATGGATCGGCGCCGCTGCTGATGCTCCCGCCGCGGATGACGCCGTCGACGCCGGTGGGCGCGCCATGCTTCCCGGCTGGGTGGACTCCCACACCCACCTGCTGTTCGCGGGCGACCGGACGGCGGAATTCGAGGCGCGCATGGCGGGGGAGTCCTACTCCGCCGGCGGCATTGCGGTGACCATGAACGCCACCCGGGCAACGTCCGACTTCGACCTCACCCGGCTGGCCCTTGGCCGGGTGGCCGAAGCTGTGTCTCAGGGGACCACCTACATCGAGACGAAAACCGGCTACGGCCTGGACATCGAGCATGAAGCACGGAGCGCCCGCATCGCCTCCACCATCGCGGACCAGGTGACGTACCTCGGAGCGCACCTGGTGCCCGCCGGGCAGGATCCGGACGCCTACACCGACCTCGCATCCGGCCCCATGCTCGCCGCTGTCCGGCCTTACGTGCAGTGGGCTGACGTCTTTTGCGAGGATGGGGCCTTCGATGCTGAACAGTCCCGCCGCGTCCTGCTGGCCTGCCGCGACGCCGGACTTGGACTGCGCGTCCACGGAAACCAGCTCGGCGAAGGGCCCGGTGTCCAGCTGGCGGTGGAACTCGAGGCGGCCAGCGTGGACCACGTGAACTACCTCGCGGACAAGGACGTGGACGCGCTAACGGGGACCTGGGCCGGCTGGGATGCCACCACCGGGACGGGGCGGCGGGGCACGGTGGCCACATGCCTGCCTGCCTGCGACCTCTCCACCCGTCAGCCGCTCGCCCCGGCGCGGGAGCTCCTGGATGCCGGCGTCCAGGTGGCGCTCGCCTCCAACTGCAATCCGGGCACGTCCTACACAAGTTCCATGGCCTTTTGCGTGACGACGGCGGTGCTGCAGATGCGTTTGAGCGTCCACGAGGCGGTCCGGGCAGCGACGTACGGCGGCGCCCTGGCGCTGCACAAGGACAAGGGGAACGACGTCGACGGCGAACGGGCGGTGGGTTCCATCGCCGTCGGACACCGGGCGGACCTCCACCTGCTTAACGCTCCGTCGGCCACGCACCTTGCCTACCGCCCCGGCATGCCCCTGACATACGCTGTATGGCGGGCCGGAGCG
- a CDS encoding NAD(P)/FAD-dependent oxidoreductase — protein sequence MAAQYDVLIVGGGIAGLSLASALAGNCSVALVEAEQELAYHTSSRSARQLIPSYGPPVVQELTVRTLELIAARDAGLPEPVLTPRSFMLIGSEQAVAAEASGHMRSITQAEALELCPALVPDSFAAAGLDTGSFGCNAPLLLEDHRQRALAAGADIITGARVHSAQRLGSGWQVGAGMEAFEAGVLVNAAGAWADELAVISGVEKLGLQPYRRTAAIAAVERPLPEHSPMVAAADNTFYFRREGGDVLISPSESVPSGPEDAKPRPGDVERLVARLNQVTTLGITEVRRAWTGLRTEAADGVPVAGFDAEAPGFYWLAGQGGYGFQTSSAMAELAAAQILAGQQSAGHQSAGHRNAGETADAGPASRTAQALAATRWSVRR from the coding sequence ATGGCAGCACAATACGACGTCCTGATTGTTGGCGGCGGCATAGCCGGGTTGTCCCTGGCCTCGGCGTTGGCGGGCAACTGCTCTGTGGCACTGGTGGAGGCGGAGCAGGAACTGGCGTACCACACGTCCTCCCGCTCCGCCCGCCAGCTCATCCCCAGCTACGGCCCGCCGGTGGTGCAGGAACTGACGGTCCGGACACTGGAGTTGATCGCCGCACGCGATGCCGGGTTGCCCGAGCCCGTGCTCACGCCGCGCAGTTTTATGCTGATCGGTTCGGAGCAGGCGGTGGCAGCCGAAGCGAGCGGCCACATGCGGTCCATCACCCAGGCCGAAGCGCTGGAGCTCTGCCCGGCACTGGTCCCTGACTCGTTCGCTGCCGCCGGCCTGGACACTGGCTCCTTCGGCTGCAACGCACCGCTGCTGCTGGAGGACCACCGGCAGCGCGCGCTCGCCGCCGGGGCGGACATCATCACCGGCGCCCGGGTCCATTCCGCGCAGCGCCTCGGCTCCGGCTGGCAGGTTGGAGCGGGCATGGAAGCCTTCGAAGCGGGCGTCCTGGTCAACGCTGCCGGCGCCTGGGCGGACGAACTCGCAGTCATCAGCGGGGTGGAGAAGCTCGGGCTGCAGCCGTACCGGCGGACTGCGGCAATTGCCGCCGTCGAACGCCCCTTGCCGGAGCACAGTCCCATGGTGGCGGCGGCGGACAACACGTTCTACTTCCGCCGTGAAGGCGGTGACGTGCTGATCTCGCCGTCCGAATCCGTGCCGAGCGGGCCCGAAGACGCCAAGCCGCGGCCAGGGGACGTAGAGCGACTGGTCGCCAGGCTGAACCAGGTGACCACGCTGGGCATCACGGAAGTCCGCCGGGCCTGGACGGGGCTCCGGACAGAAGCTGCCGACGGCGTTCCCGTGGCAGGTTTCGACGCCGAAGCGCCCGGCTTCTACTGGCTCGCCGGCCAGGGCGGGTATGGCTTCCAGACCTCATCGGCGATGGCAGAGCTGGCCGCGGCACAGATCCTGGCAGGACAGCAAAGTGCCGGTCATCAGAGTGCGGGTCATCGAAACGCTGGTGAAACAGCGGACGCGGGTCCGGCATCCCGGACAGCTCAGGCGCTGGCAGCCACCCGCTGGTCTGTCCGGCGCTGA
- a CDS encoding glycine C-acetyltransferase: MYTSIKDQLGTELEDIRTAGLFKTERSINSPQSSHISAGALGQPGADVLNFCANNYLGLADHPDIINAAKAAMDERGFGMASVRFICGTQDLHLELEARVSRFLGTEDTILFSSCFDANGGVFESLFGPEDAIISDALNHASIIDGIRLCKAHRYRYANQDMADLEAKLVEAKDARRKIIVTDGVFSMDGYLAPLEAICDLAEKHDALVMVDDSHAVGFMGATGAGTPEHAGVSDRVDIYTGTFGKALGGASGGYVSGRSEVVAMLRQKARPYLFSNSLAPAIVAATIKALDLVENSAGLRRTLFENAALFRRRMTEEGFDLLPGEHAIVPVMFGDAVLAAKVADRMLQHGVFVTAFSFPVVPRGAARIRVQLSAAHSTDDVETCVCAFVASRAEVAA; this comes from the coding sequence TGCTGGACTCTTCAAGACCGAACGCAGCATCAACTCGCCCCAGTCAAGCCACATCAGCGCCGGTGCGCTCGGCCAGCCGGGGGCTGACGTGCTGAACTTCTGCGCAAACAACTACCTGGGCCTGGCTGACCACCCCGACATCATCAACGCAGCCAAGGCGGCCATGGACGAACGCGGTTTCGGCATGGCCAGTGTGCGCTTCATCTGCGGCACCCAGGACCTGCACCTGGAACTCGAAGCCCGCGTCTCCCGGTTCCTCGGGACAGAGGACACCATCCTCTTCTCCAGCTGCTTTGATGCCAACGGCGGCGTCTTCGAGTCCCTCTTCGGCCCGGAGGACGCCATCATCTCCGACGCCCTGAACCATGCCTCCATCATCGACGGGATCCGCCTGTGCAAGGCGCACCGGTACCGGTACGCCAACCAGGACATGGCGGACCTGGAAGCCAAGCTGGTGGAGGCAAAGGATGCCCGCCGCAAGATCATCGTCACCGACGGTGTCTTTTCCATGGACGGATACCTCGCTCCGCTGGAGGCTATCTGCGACCTCGCCGAGAAGCACGATGCCCTGGTGATGGTGGACGATTCGCACGCCGTCGGTTTTATGGGGGCGACCGGGGCCGGTACGCCGGAGCATGCAGGCGTGTCGGACCGCGTGGACATCTACACCGGAACGTTCGGCAAGGCGCTGGGCGGCGCCTCGGGCGGCTACGTCTCCGGCCGCAGCGAAGTGGTGGCCATGCTCCGGCAAAAGGCCCGTCCCTACCTGTTTTCGAACTCGTTGGCCCCGGCCATCGTGGCCGCCACCATCAAGGCCCTGGACCTGGTGGAGAACTCGGCCGGCCTGCGCCGCACGCTCTTCGAAAATGCGGCACTGTTCCGCCGCCGCATGACCGAAGAGGGCTTTGACCTGCTTCCCGGTGAGCACGCGATAGTCCCGGTCATGTTCGGCGACGCCGTCCTGGCCGCCAAAGTGGCTGACCGGATGCTGCAGCACGGCGTCTTCGTCACCGCCTTCAGCTTCCCGGTGGTTCCGCGCGGGGCAGCAAGGATCCGCGTCCAGCTTTCGGCCGCGCACTCAACGGACGACGTCGAAACCTGCGTGTGTGCCTTCGTCGCCAGCCGTGCCGAGGTAGCAGCCTGA